A stretch of DNA from Yoonia sp. G8-12:
TACAGGAAAGAAGTGAAGCGCTTCCTGATGGTACAGCTTTGTTGGGAGACCAGTTTACGGTGGAACGGGCGCTGAGCAACGGCGGCTTTGGCATCACCTATCTGGCACGGGACAACTACCTCGATCGCCGCGTCGTTATAAAAGAGTGCTACCCAGAAGTGTTCTGCATGCGCCAGGGCAACAATGTTCTTGTCCGCTCTGATCAGCACAAAGAGAAATACCGGACCATTGTTAAGATGTTCATGCGCGAAGCGCGAAGCATTGCAAAAATGCGTCACCCCAATATCGTTGGCGTGCACCGGATCTTTGAGGACAACCAAACCGCTTATATGGTGCTGGATCTCATTCACGGTCGTGATCTTCTGAGCATCGTGAACGACAAGAACAAGCCTTTGCCACCTACCCAGATCAAAGAAATTCTGATCAAGGTTTTGGATGCGGTCGATCTTGTTCACCAGAACGACCTGCTGCACCGCGATATTTCGCCTGACAACATCTTGTTGGACAAGTGGGGAAGCCCCTTCCTGATCGATTTCGGGGCGGCCCGCGAAGAAGCCAGCCGTGAAACACGCGCTGTTTCAACGGTCTTGATCGTTAAAGACGGCTATTCTCCGCAGGAATTTTACTTTGCTGGCGGAAAGCAAGGCCCCAGCAGTGACCTTTATGCGCTGGGCGCGACCTTCTATCACCTGATAAGCGGTGTTGCCCCACCAAACAGCCAGACCCGCATGGCAGAGTTTGCAGGAAGAAACCCTGACCCGTGTGAACCGCTCGCAGGGCGTTTCCCCGAATACGATCACAGCTTTCTGGAAGCGATCGACAAGGCGATGCAAATCTTGCCAAAGGCGCGCATTCAATCAGCCAAGGACTGGCTTAACATCATCAACAAAGAAGGTGAGCGTGTGAAACCGCTCAAACTGAATTCACGGTTCGACCTTAACAAAACGCTGACAAAACTGGTTTCTGAAACGAACGAATACGTTCTCAACTCTGAACCCCGCACCCCGAATTCGAAGCCTCTTGAACTCATACCCTCCGAGAAAAAGCCCGCAAAGGCGCCAGGATGGGCTCACGAATTCAACCATGAGACATCCGCACCTAAGCCGATGCCGGCAGGAAGTCTCGTTGAGACAGTAGAAGAGCAGCGGGCGGTTGAAAAAACAGTTGCCGAGCTTGAAGCGCGGAAAGCTGCGCGGTTGGCTGCCGAGGAACGAAAACGCAAATGGTGGCGATTGGGCTTTCTGCGGAAGTCGGATCAAAGCAGCGCATGACGCTGAAGAGGAAAAACAAAGGGCGCATCGTTGAATGCGCCCTTTGACTTTAGAATGATTTGATCGCCGTCAAATCAACAGAACCTGTGTGCCAACACGAGTCAGTTGGTACAGCTCTGCAATTTGTTCATTATAAAGACCAATGCACCCGTTTGACGACCGGCGGCCAATCTTGCGCGTGTCATGCGTTCCGTGAATCCGGTAATATTGCCATGATAGATGCAGGGCATGTGTCCCAAGCGGATTCTCAGGACCTGGACCAATGAAATCTGGCCACTCAGGGTTACGGATTTTCATAGAAGGCGTGGGCGCCCAGCTTGGCCCCTCTACCTTGCGCGTAATTTCGGTCCGGCCCGTCCGTGTCAGCTCTTCAGACAGTGGAACGCTGGTCGGGAATAGTTTGTAGATTGATTGGTCTTCTGACCAGAAATGCAAAGCCCGCGACTGCAGATCAACCAAAACTGCGCCATTATTGAGATTGCTGAAATAAGGCTGCCAATCCAAAGACCGGAAGCTGGCAATGTTCCGCTGAACACCCGCGGAAATATCGGACTCAATCTCGGTGCTGTTTGCGGTTTGTGCAACAGCGCCTGTGCCAACCATAGCGGCCGATGCCGCCAGGAATCCACGGCGCGAAAACGTATTTGTCATTTTGGCCCTCCTCAAAGGATCATTTTATTATCTTTATCAGATAATGTGTCCGGCGCAGCACCGCAATTCAAACAAATGTCATTCCCGCCTATATCGACGGATGTGGGTTTGAAGTGTCACGCCAATCAAGCTAAAGGTTGGAAAATTCCAAAAAGGCGAATGGTTTCATGTTGCGACGCGAAATGTTGATGGGGCTGGCAGCAGTCGGGCTTGCGGCCTGTAGCACGGCAAGTGATCGGCCCATTGGACCAGATGGTCTACCATTGCCGACGGCTTATATCATTCGCTCCGGCGATGAAGCCGCTGTGCAGTTTCGGATGCTGGATAGTGTGAATGCCCTGCGGCAAACCGCTGGTGTCCAACCGGTTGAGCTTGATGCGCGACTGAATGCCGCCGCTGCCACCCATGCCCGTGATATGGCCGTACAGAACCGTCCATGGCTTTTCGGATCTGACGGATCCAGCCCTGTGGACCGGGCGCGGCGTGTCGGTTTCCCGGGGCGGCTTTTAGGTGAAAATATCTCTGAATCCTTTGAATCAGAGCTGCAAACACTTGGCGCCTGGATGGCGCAGCCAGATACCCGCGCCGTTATTCTTGACCCCGATGCGCGCTACTTAGGCTTTTCATGGTACCAAGAGGAATCAGCCAAGCTTTGGTGGGTCATGAATATGGGAAGCGATCCGCGCACCAGACAGCCAATAGCTGGATTTGGCTCTTAGGCATAAATGTAGATAAGCGTACCTGTGTTCACCATCGCGTACACTTCGTCCATCTCTTCGTTGGTCACAGCTATGCAGCCCCACGTCCAATCCGGTGTACCCATCCACCTTTGGGGCGTGCCGTGGATGAAAATGTCACCGCCCGGATCAATGCCTTTCGCCTGCGCATAGGCAAGATCATTCGCATCGGGATACGAAATGCCCAGAGACAGGTGGAAACGGCTATTGGGGTTGCGGCGATCAATCCGGTATCCACCTTCCGGTGTGCGACCGTCACCTTCTTGGGTTTTGTGGCCAGCAGGCGAAAAACCCAGATCAATCTTGTAGGATTTCAGAAGGGTCCTGTTGTTGAGCAACTGCATCTCACGGCGCTCTTTCAGCACCTGAATACGGGTCACATCCGGCCCAGTATAAACCGATGCGTGACTTGCGCATCCCGCAAGCCCAAATGCGGCTGAACCCGCAATCAGTGAACGTCTTGAAATCATATCTCTGCCCAATCTCTACGGTCTACGCCGTTTCCGTCAAGATAGACGAAATCAATCGGCCAGAAAAGAGATTGTACAACGATTACATTTAATTCCGCGTGAATGGTGCAACAACTTCGACATGGGGCGACCAACGGAACTGGTCCACCACCTGAACCCAAGGCATCTGAAAACCTGCATCAACGAGAGTTCTGGCATCCCGCGCAAAGGTCACGGGGTTACAAGACACCATCGCGATCGTCTTTAATTGAGAGTCCGCAAGTGTTGCGATCTGTGCCTCGGCCCCTGCGCGCGGTGGGTCAATGACTGCCGCGTCGAAATGGCGCAGCTCATCTGCCTCAAGCGGACGGCGGAACAAATCGCGGGTTTCCGTGGTGACGCGACGCAATTGGTGGCCCGTCCGCCAACCGCGATCAAGCGCCGAAAGCATCGCGGCTTCACTTTCCACAGCATGCAGTTCCGCCCGCTTTGCAAGTGGCAAAGTAAATGTCCCACAGCCCGCAAAAAGATCGATGATTCGATCCGCACGCGCAGTGATTTCCTCAACCGCAGCCAGCAACGTGGCTTCACCGTGTTTTGTGGCCTGCAAAAACGCGCCCGGTGGTGGCACAACGCCGGTTCCGCCGAAATCCTGCACAGGGGGATTGATCGTGACGACCGGTTCATCGTTCCAAACCAGTCGCGACAGGCCAAACTGATTGGCAAGCGCCGCTAGTTCCACGCGCAGCTGCGGTGTCAGCTCCTTGTCGGTGCCGATCAACACATCGGGGCCAAGTGGCGCATCCGTCACTGTCAGATCAATCTCGCCTTTGCGCGAACAGGCCAGCACGGTCAGCGCCTCTAGTGCGGGAAAACTACCCAGCAGGGCAGGCGTGACCAACTGGCAATCAGGTACCTCCACAAGTGTATCGGACGCGCGGGTATGAAAGCCGACCATCGCGCCCTTCTTGGTACGCCTGCCTGAAAATTTGGCGCGTCTGCGTGATTGCGCAGGCGAGGTAGAGATATCGCGAAACTCTGGTGTCAGGCCACGCGCATGAACGGCCATGATCACAATGTCCTGCTTCCACGCGGCCACAAACGCGTCATTGGCGTGTTGCATCGCGCAACCACCGCAGGATTTGAAATGGCGGCAAGGTGCCGCCACCCGATCAACCGACGGCGTGACAATCCGCATCGTGCCATCTTGGGCAACGTCCACCTCTTCCCCCGGCAAAACAC
This window harbors:
- a CDS encoding serine/threonine protein kinase — translated: MDRAVCMARRVVIMKAATQPKESGELQERSEALPDGTALLGDQFTVERALSNGGFGITYLARDNYLDRRVVIKECYPEVFCMRQGNNVLVRSDQHKEKYRTIVKMFMREARSIAKMRHPNIVGVHRIFEDNQTAYMVLDLIHGRDLLSIVNDKNKPLPPTQIKEILIKVLDAVDLVHQNDLLHRDISPDNILLDKWGSPFLIDFGAAREEASRETRAVSTVLIVKDGYSPQEFYFAGGKQGPSSDLYALGATFYHLISGVAPPNSQTRMAEFAGRNPDPCEPLAGRFPEYDHSFLEAIDKAMQILPKARIQSAKDWLNIINKEGERVKPLKLNSRFDLNKTLTKLVSETNEYVLNSEPRTPNSKPLELIPSEKKPAKAPGWAHEFNHETSAPKPMPAGSLVETVEEQRAVEKTVAELEARKAARLAAEERKRKWWRLGFLRKSDQSSA
- a CDS encoding CAP domain-containing protein yields the protein MLRREMLMGLAAVGLAACSTASDRPIGPDGLPLPTAYIIRSGDEAAVQFRMLDSVNALRQTAGVQPVELDARLNAAAATHARDMAVQNRPWLFGSDGSSPVDRARRVGFPGRLLGENISESFESELQTLGAWMAQPDTRAVILDPDARYLGFSWYQEESAKLWWVMNMGSDPRTRQPIAGFGS
- a CDS encoding L,D-transpeptidase family protein; translated protein: MISRRSLIAGSAAFGLAGCASHASVYTGPDVTRIQVLKERREMQLLNNRTLLKSYKIDLGFSPAGHKTQEGDGRTPEGGYRIDRRNPNSRFHLSLGISYPDANDLAYAQAKGIDPGGDIFIHGTPQRWMGTPDWTWGCIAVTNEEMDEVYAMVNTGTLIYIYA
- a CDS encoding L,D-transpeptidase, whose translation is MTNTFSRRGFLAASAAMVGTGAVAQTANSTEIESDISAGVQRNIASFRSLDWQPYFSNLNNGAVLVDLQSRALHFWSEDQSIYKLFPTSVPLSEELTRTGRTEITRKVEGPSWAPTPSMKIRNPEWPDFIGPGPENPLGTHALHLSWQYYRIHGTHDTRKIGRRSSNGCIGLYNEQIAELYQLTRVGTQVLLI
- a CDS encoding class I SAM-dependent RNA methyltransferase; amino-acid sequence: MLTIESLTHLGMGRASDGQSLLPRVLPGEEVDVAQDGTMRIVTPSVDRVAAPCRHFKSCGGCAMQHANDAFVAAWKQDIVIMAVHARGLTPEFRDISTSPAQSRRRAKFSGRRTKKGAMVGFHTRASDTLVEVPDCQLVTPALLGSFPALEALTVLACSRKGEIDLTVTDAPLGPDVLIGTDKELTPQLRVELAALANQFGLSRLVWNDEPVVTINPPVQDFGGTGVVPPPGAFLQATKHGEATLLAAVEEITARADRIIDLFAGCGTFTLPLAKRAELHAVESEAAMLSALDRGWRTGHQLRRVTTETRDLFRRPLEADELRHFDAAVIDPPRAGAEAQIATLADSQLKTIAMVSCNPVTFARDARTLVDAGFQMPWVQVVDQFRWSPHVEVVAPFTRN